From a single Alloactinosynnema sp. L-07 genomic region:
- a CDS encoding NAD(P)/FAD-dependent oxidoreductase, which yields MSDVTKTRAVVLGGSIAGLFAARVLADAYDEVQIIDRDKLIGVAGPRRNCPQGKHINGLLARGQQVMEEFYPGITKEIFADGVPTGDLCGDVRWYFNGVRLQQQAAGLTCVSASRPMLEKHIRRRTAALPNVVFVEEHDILGLTTTPDKGTVTGVRVQAHGQKRERAIDADLVVDATGRGSRSPVWLEELGYGRVEEESKKVGLGYVTQHYRLKADPYGHDLSINPVANAKLPRGAIFTKTDGGRVELTAYGILGDHPPTDQQGFYDFVKTLAAPEIWEALQHAEPLDEPVAFRFPTTLRRRYEKLDRLPGGLLVVGDAVTCFNPVYAQGMTVSALSALTIRNHLHSGAAPQPKLYFEDLARNVIDLAWEMTNIIDLSFPGVEGERTREVKMAQKFLKLVQIAATRDKKVAAAYMRTAGLIERPESLQKPAFIARVLWNALRGPAKKTPAPALVPIIPVETWSTEKKAA from the coding sequence GTGAGCGACGTTACCAAGACTCGCGCGGTGGTATTGGGCGGCAGTATCGCGGGCCTGTTCGCGGCCAGGGTGCTCGCCGACGCCTATGACGAGGTCCAGATCATCGACCGGGACAAGCTGATCGGTGTGGCCGGACCGCGGCGCAACTGCCCGCAGGGCAAGCACATCAACGGCTTGCTGGCTCGCGGCCAGCAGGTCATGGAGGAGTTCTACCCGGGCATCACCAAGGAGATCTTCGCCGACGGCGTGCCCACCGGCGACCTGTGCGGCGACGTCCGCTGGTACTTCAACGGTGTGCGCCTGCAGCAGCAGGCCGCGGGACTCACCTGTGTCTCGGCCAGCCGCCCGATGCTGGAGAAGCACATCCGCAGGCGCACCGCCGCGCTGCCCAACGTCGTCTTCGTCGAGGAGCACGACATCCTCGGCCTGACCACCACGCCCGACAAGGGCACGGTCACCGGCGTCCGGGTGCAGGCGCACGGGCAGAAGCGGGAGCGCGCCATCGACGCCGACCTGGTGGTCGACGCCACCGGCCGCGGTTCGCGCAGCCCAGTGTGGCTGGAGGAACTGGGCTACGGCAGGGTCGAGGAGGAGAGCAAGAAGGTCGGCCTCGGCTACGTCACCCAGCACTACCGCCTCAAGGCCGACCCGTACGGCCACGACCTGTCGATCAACCCGGTCGCCAACGCCAAGCTCCCGCGCGGCGCGATCTTCACCAAGACCGACGGCGGCCGGGTCGAGCTGACCGCCTACGGCATCCTCGGCGACCACCCGCCCACCGACCAGCAGGGCTTCTACGACTTCGTGAAGACCCTGGCCGCGCCGGAGATCTGGGAGGCGCTGCAGCACGCCGAGCCGCTCGACGAGCCGGTGGCCTTCCGCTTCCCCACCACGCTGCGCCGCCGTTACGAGAAGCTGGACCGGCTGCCGGGCGGCCTGCTGGTCGTCGGGGACGCGGTGACCTGCTTCAACCCGGTCTACGCGCAGGGCATGACGGTCTCGGCGCTCTCGGCGCTGACGATCCGCAACCACCTGCACAGCGGCGCGGCCCCGCAGCCGAAGCTGTACTTCGAGGACCTGGCGCGCAACGTCATCGACCTGGCCTGGGAGATGACCAACATCATCGACCTCAGCTTCCCCGGGGTCGAGGGCGAGCGCACCCGCGAGGTCAAGATGGCGCAGAAGTTCCTCAAGCTGGTGCAGATCGCCGCGACGCGCGACAAGAAGGTCGCCGCCGCGTACATGCGCACCGCAGGCCTGATCGAGCGGCCGGAGTCGTTGCAGAAGCCCGCTTTCATCGCCAGGGTGCTGTGGAACGCGCTGCGCGGCCCGGCGAAGAAGACACCCGCGCCCGCGCTGGTGCCGATCATCCCGGTCGAGACCTGGTCGACCGAGAAGAAGGCCGCGTAG
- a CDS encoding class I SAM-dependent methyltransferase — MTIDPAGIGEHYDERSPIEDEIRDGQLHMWYWYDREDPAPLTEALHRITRKVTATLGLRADEHLLDAGCGPGETAIYVAKEFGAKVTGISVSGFEIDKANERAAAAGAEGVDFEYGDFAELSYPDNTFDAVLALESLQNAVDLGQVLDEFFRVLRPGGRITFSDFSRGRDGDPARLAKFMTTLKLAELPSLEQWVRLTEAAGFVVEEFTQCGPRVYGMKAKYLEEAMHRREGIAAKFGDSAVTDFSRKNIGFYAPRKDQVGYVIISARKPY, encoded by the coding sequence ATGACCATCGACCCGGCCGGAATCGGCGAGCACTACGACGAGCGGTCCCCGATCGAGGACGAGATCCGCGACGGGCAGCTGCACATGTGGTACTGGTACGACCGCGAGGACCCGGCACCGCTGACCGAGGCGCTGCACCGGATCACCCGCAAAGTCACCGCCACACTGGGTTTGCGGGCGGACGAGCACCTGCTCGACGCGGGCTGCGGCCCCGGCGAGACAGCGATCTATGTGGCCAAGGAGTTCGGGGCGAAGGTCACCGGGATCAGCGTCAGCGGCTTCGAGATCGACAAGGCCAACGAGCGCGCCGCGGCCGCGGGCGCCGAGGGCGTCGACTTCGAGTACGGCGACTTCGCCGAACTGTCCTATCCGGACAACACGTTCGACGCGGTGCTCGCACTGGAGTCGCTGCAGAACGCCGTCGACCTCGGCCAGGTGCTCGACGAGTTCTTCCGGGTGCTGCGGCCGGGCGGGCGGATCACGTTCTCCGACTTCAGCCGGGGCCGCGACGGCGACCCCGCGCGGCTGGCGAAGTTCATGACCACCCTCAAGCTCGCCGAGCTGCCCAGCCTGGAGCAGTGGGTGCGGCTGACCGAGGCCGCGGGCTTCGTGGTCGAGGAGTTCACCCAGTGCGGGCCGCGGGTCTACGGGATGAAGGCGAAGTACCTTGAGGAGGCCATGCACCGCCGCGAGGGGATCGCCGCGAAGTTCGGCGACAGCGCGGTGACGGACTTCTCGCGCAAGAACATCGGCTTCTACGCACCCCGCAAAGATCAGGTCGGATACGTGATCATCTCAGCTCGCAAGCCGTACTAG
- a CDS encoding type II toxin-antitoxin system Phd/YefM family antitoxin, translating to MTPHGAPKAPENPNEVGVHALRDGLSKYLAVVKSGGTVTVTEHGHAIARLVPVNGPSVLERLIAEGTVHMAARPKRSRPTPVQADGTVSDLVADQRR from the coding sequence ATGACGCCACATGGAGCGCCCAAGGCTCCGGAGAACCCGAACGAGGTCGGTGTCCACGCACTGCGAGACGGGCTGAGCAAGTACCTCGCCGTGGTCAAGTCCGGCGGCACCGTGACGGTGACTGAGCACGGCCACGCCATCGCCCGCCTCGTCCCGGTGAACGGACCGAGTGTCCTGGAACGGCTCATCGCGGAGGGAACCGTCCACATGGCAGCGCGCCCGAAACGGTCACGGCCCACCCCCGTACAGGCCGACGGTACCGTCAGCGATCTGGTGGCGGACCAGCGCAGGTGA
- a CDS encoding acyl-CoA dehydrogenase family protein yields the protein MSVTAIVPATGPLPPEPGLTPAEVIARARALLPLLVEQRAAVEQRTYYSAEVHSAFQDAGFYRLLVPARYGGYEIGLETFMQVVSTLARACPSTAWMFCLGAVHAVPAATLFDERAQDELFADGDFIAPATVIPSGTARRVDGGWLLDGTWAYCSGAPYATHFMGHVVVAPDGGEPRPIMFVIPRAQWRRLDDWGDQMGLRGSGSHSIKVEDKFVPDHYFLDTHMSMYTVSADTPGVRLHANPLYGGGPMSFMQFEAAALAVGMATGALDSYADLMRTRMTSFPPIALRAEDPDFQIWYGEAAGRIAAAEGALLSGMRQWTTLAETGPESFTREEEWRIATICRETVRLSWEAVHRFLFPTAGSSAVRAGHHIERVWRDMSMMQSHAGISIVLTTMANRELAKAHFGIADH from the coding sequence ATGTCTGTCACCGCGATCGTCCCCGCCACCGGCCCGCTGCCGCCCGAGCCCGGGCTGACCCCGGCGGAGGTGATCGCACGGGCGCGCGCGCTGCTGCCGCTGCTGGTCGAGCAGCGTGCGGCCGTCGAGCAGCGGACGTACTACTCCGCCGAGGTCCATTCCGCGTTCCAGGACGCCGGTTTCTACCGGTTACTCGTGCCCGCGCGCTACGGCGGGTACGAGATCGGCCTGGAGACGTTCATGCAGGTCGTGTCCACGCTCGCCCGTGCGTGCCCGTCCACGGCGTGGATGTTCTGCCTGGGCGCGGTGCACGCGGTCCCGGCGGCCACCCTGTTCGACGAACGCGCCCAGGACGAACTGTTCGCCGACGGCGACTTCATCGCACCCGCCACCGTCATCCCCAGCGGCACCGCCCGCCGCGTCGACGGCGGCTGGCTGCTCGACGGCACCTGGGCCTACTGCTCCGGCGCCCCGTACGCCACGCACTTCATGGGCCACGTGGTCGTCGCCCCCGACGGCGGCGAACCCCGCCCGATCATGTTCGTCATCCCCCGCGCCCAGTGGCGCAGGCTCGACGACTGGGGCGACCAGATGGGCCTGCGCGGCAGCGGGTCGCACAGCATCAAGGTCGAGGACAAGTTCGTCCCGGACCACTACTTCCTCGACACGCACATGAGCATGTACACCGTCAGCGCCGACACCCCGGGCGTCCGCCTGCACGCGAACCCGCTCTACGGCGGCGGCCCGATGAGCTTCATGCAGTTCGAGGCCGCGGCCCTGGCGGTCGGCATGGCAACGGGCGCCCTGGACAGCTACGCCGACTTGATGCGAACCCGGATGACGTCGTTCCCACCCATCGCCCTCCGCGCCGAAGACCCGGACTTCCAAATCTGGTACGGCGAAGCCGCGGGCCGCATCGCCGCGGCCGAGGGCGCGCTGCTGAGCGGGATGCGCCAGTGGACGACGCTGGCCGAGACCGGTCCTGAGTCCTTCACCCGCGAGGAAGAGTGGCGGATCGCGACCATCTGCCGGGAGACCGTCCGGCTGTCGTGGGAGGCCGTCCACCGGTTCCTGTTCCCGACCGCGGGCTCCAGCGCCGTTCGCGCGGGGCATCACATCGAGCGGGTCTGGCGGGACATGTCGATGATGCAGAGCCACGCGGGCATCTCGATCGTGTTGACCACCATGGCCAATCGGGAGCTGGCCAAGGCCCATTTCGGCATCGCCGACCACTGA
- a CDS encoding AMP-binding protein, which yields MSQSVTSAIQDGLWYLAKLDAESAAASVCLAYQVTGELDLDALRTAWHTVVDRHPALRTSFTTAAGRPSAIIAVDGDPMHFVDVTAEPESVAEWAREVAATPLRLDGRLARLAVARFGEWDHAVVLRLHRGVADDESVSIVLAELSDAYAATLRGESERPRPLPAYTAFARAQRDQVAEPDFAERLKWWTAALTPPPPAPTLPVDRPRPPHAAAAGEVLRFEWGPEVTRPLGEFTDGVFPVLLAAFAALLGRYGGDERIAVGCPVSVRPPDFTGVVGAFQNTLALPVDLSGRPSLRELASRVGALVAEAQARADVPFAELVAATRTERDADRFPLCDALFVCHDKPRAELVLSGAAVSPRMVENCSARADLVLTVRPGEAKIAGSLEFRSALFDEDGGERLLSQFHVFLVSALREPDRPLADVPLEGVDRLAEAVRAADQIPAAAPAARPANELFHTQALRRPDDIALSMGTEETTYRALEQQAAIITAALVTDEIVAGSPVVVRMASGPLQVAAVIGVLDAGAHLACLGQGDTGERGKAVLADLRPVCLVVDGDPEEDELVQWYLGEYGGWVLDASILEPDDEPRPSVPSLRGARAYVTYTSGSTGKPKGIPQSHTTLAQFVTWFSREFRIGPGTRMAQWAAPGYDAALVEIFAGLVAGATLCLVPDRIRANPEKIVDWLVEQRATVFQTVPSFARQVLVAMDSRGVVPDTLTHVLLAGEALPADVANGLRAALPGARLINLYGPTESILATWLEVTADLHGTAPIGRSIPGRHVLVLDDRGVPCAAGVTGNLVIRSPYLTDGYLGDAADEAPFAPLSTLDLDGTRCYRTGDLAARRRDGVLEFRGRKDFQIKFNGVRVELTDIEAALAAHETVAECAVVAVTTSDRLVSRLVGYVVPCRDEAGAAIGSAAAWRSALRARFGKAMPPVSFHTMIGLPRGIGGKVDRRRLPEPAAAPVGPARTPETPVRTAVAALWAGFPGVRAGSADESFFAAGGRSLQVPILLERVHERFGVEVPMREFLSTPTVAGLSTLVETHRVSLTAATLRGEDRDTA from the coding sequence ATGTCGCAGTCGGTGACCTCCGCCATCCAGGACGGGTTGTGGTACTTGGCCAAGCTCGACGCCGAGTCCGCGGCGGCCTCGGTGTGCCTGGCCTACCAGGTGACCGGCGAACTCGACCTGGACGCGCTGCGCACCGCGTGGCACACGGTGGTGGACCGGCACCCGGCGCTGCGCACGAGCTTCACCACGGCGGCCGGGCGGCCGTCGGCCATCATCGCGGTCGACGGCGACCCGATGCACTTCGTCGACGTCACCGCCGAGCCGGAGTCGGTCGCCGAGTGGGCACGCGAGGTAGCCGCCACCCCGCTGCGGCTCGATGGCAGGCTGGCCCGGCTCGCGGTGGCCCGCTTCGGCGAGTGGGACCACGCGGTGGTGCTGCGGCTGCACCGCGGGGTGGCCGACGACGAGTCGGTGTCGATCGTGCTGGCAGAGCTGTCCGACGCCTACGCCGCGACGCTGCGCGGGGAGTCCGAACGGCCCCGGCCGCTGCCTGCCTACACCGCGTTCGCCCGTGCCCAGCGCGACCAGGTCGCCGAGCCCGACTTCGCCGAGCGGCTCAAGTGGTGGACCGCGGCGCTGACCCCGCCGCCGCCCGCGCCGACACTGCCGGTCGACCGCCCGCGTCCGCCGCACGCCGCGGCGGCGGGAGAGGTGCTGCGCTTCGAGTGGGGACCGGAGGTGACCCGCCCGCTCGGCGAGTTCACCGATGGCGTGTTCCCGGTGCTGCTGGCCGCGTTCGCCGCGCTGCTCGGCCGCTACGGCGGCGACGAGCGGATCGCAGTCGGCTGCCCGGTGTCGGTGCGCCCGCCGGACTTCACCGGGGTGGTCGGCGCGTTCCAGAACACCCTCGCGCTGCCGGTGGACCTGTCCGGCCGCCCGTCGCTGCGTGAACTGGCGAGCCGGGTCGGCGCGCTGGTCGCCGAGGCGCAGGCCCGCGCGGACGTGCCCTTCGCCGAGTTGGTCGCCGCGACCAGGACAGAGCGGGACGCCGACCGGTTCCCGCTCTGTGACGCGTTGTTCGTCTGCCACGACAAGCCGCGCGCCGAGCTCGTGCTGTCCGGCGCGGCGGTGTCGCCGCGGATGGTGGAGAACTGCTCGGCGCGCGCCGACCTGGTCCTGACCGTGCGGCCGGGTGAGGCGAAGATCGCCGGGTCGCTGGAGTTCCGGTCGGCGCTGTTCGACGAGGACGGCGGCGAGCGGTTGCTCAGCCAGTTCCACGTGTTCCTGGTGTCGGCGCTGCGGGAGCCGGACCGGCCGCTGGCCGACGTGCCGCTGGAGGGTGTCGACCGGCTGGCCGAGGCGGTGCGCGCGGCCGACCAGATCCCCGCGGCGGCCCCCGCGGCCCGGCCCGCCAACGAGCTGTTCCACACCCAGGCGCTGCGCAGGCCCGACGACATCGCGTTGAGCATGGGAACCGAGGAGACGACCTACCGGGCGCTGGAGCAGCAGGCGGCGATCATCACCGCCGCGCTGGTCACCGACGAGATCGTCGCGGGCAGCCCGGTGGTGGTCCGGATGGCGTCCGGCCCGCTGCAGGTGGCCGCCGTGATCGGGGTGCTCGACGCGGGCGCGCACCTGGCCTGCCTCGGCCAGGGCGACACGGGCGAGCGCGGCAAGGCGGTGCTGGCGGACCTGCGGCCGGTGTGCCTGGTGGTCGACGGCGACCCGGAAGAGGACGAACTGGTCCAGTGGTACCTGGGCGAGTACGGCGGCTGGGTCCTCGACGCCTCGATCCTGGAGCCCGACGACGAGCCGCGGCCCTCGGTGCCGAGCCTGCGCGGGGCGCGGGCGTATGTCACCTACACGTCCGGGTCGACGGGCAAGCCGAAGGGGATCCCGCAGTCGCACACGACGCTGGCCCAGTTCGTCACCTGGTTCTCCCGCGAGTTCAGGATCGGCCCCGGCACTCGGATGGCCCAGTGGGCCGCCCCCGGCTACGACGCCGCCCTGGTGGAGATCTTCGCCGGACTGGTCGCCGGGGCGACACTGTGCCTGGTGCCCGACCGGATCCGGGCCAACCCGGAGAAGATCGTCGACTGGCTGGTCGAGCAGCGGGCCACGGTGTTCCAGACGGTGCCGAGCTTCGCCAGGCAGGTGCTCGTGGCGATGGACTCGCGCGGCGTCGTGCCGGACACGCTGACCCACGTGCTGCTCGCGGGCGAGGCGCTGCCCGCCGACGTCGCCAACGGTCTGCGGGCGGCGCTGCCGGGAGCGCGGCTGATCAACCTCTACGGTCCCACCGAGTCGATCCTGGCCACCTGGCTGGAGGTCACCGCCGACCTGCACGGCACCGCGCCCATCGGCCGCTCCATCCCCGGCAGGCACGTGCTGGTCCTCGACGACCGCGGCGTTCCCTGCGCGGCGGGTGTCACCGGCAACCTGGTCATCCGCAGCCCCTACCTGACCGACGGCTACCTCGGCGACGCCGCCGACGAAGCGCCGTTCGCCCCACTGTCCACTCTGGACCTCGATGGCACCCGGTGCTACCGGACCGGCGACCTGGCCGCTCGACGTCGCGACGGGGTGCTGGAATTCCGGGGCCGCAAGGACTTCCAGATCAAGTTCAACGGCGTGCGCGTCGAGCTGACCGACATCGAGGCGGCGCTGGCCGCGCACGAGACCGTCGCCGAGTGCGCGGTCGTGGCGGTGACCACCTCCGACCGGCTGGTCAGCAGGCTGGTCGGCTACGTCGTGCCGTGCCGCGACGAAGCGGGCGCGGCGATCGGCTCGGCCGCGGCGTGGCGGTCGGCGCTGCGCGCCCGGTTCGGAAAAGCGATGCCACCGGTGTCGTTCCACACCATGATCGGCCTCCCGCGCGGTATCGGCGGGAAGGTGGACCGGCGGCGGCTGCCAGAACCAGCCGCGGCGCCGGTCGGTCCGGCCCGGACGCCAGAGACACCGGTGCGAACGGCAGTCGCCGCGCTGTGGGCCGGGTTCCC
- a CDS encoding helix-turn-helix domain-containing protein yields MSATAPEDRATAARLVATARGKRGLSQRELAAAAGVPQSTVSKIESGQRQPSVAMLERLIAAAGFQVATQLVNTVRPSVLLEQHSSDVARVFARYPVSAAWVFGSVARGDDGPDSDLDLLVELTPGASFADIIGLDDELSELLSCPVDVVITTELDSNDLFRRGVNRHRRQLIVAA; encoded by the coding sequence ATGTCGGCAACCGCACCTGAGGATCGGGCCACGGCCGCTCGACTCGTCGCGACAGCCCGTGGCAAGCGCGGACTGTCCCAGCGCGAACTCGCGGCCGCGGCGGGCGTTCCCCAGTCGACCGTGTCGAAGATCGAGTCCGGACAACGTCAGCCGTCGGTCGCCATGCTCGAACGGCTGATCGCGGCCGCGGGCTTCCAGGTCGCGACCCAGCTCGTGAACACCGTTCGACCGTCTGTGCTACTGGAACAGCACAGCTCGGACGTCGCCCGAGTGTTCGCGCGCTACCCAGTCTCCGCCGCCTGGGTCTTCGGCTCCGTCGCCCGTGGGGACGACGGGCCCGATTCCGACCTCGACCTACTGGTCGAACTCACCCCCGGCGCGTCCTTCGCCGACATCATCGGACTCGACGACGAGCTGTCCGAACTGTTGAGCTGCCCCGTCGACGTCGTGATCACTACAGAACTCGACTCCAACGACCTGTTCCGCCGAGGCGTCAACCGCCACCGCCGCCAACTCATCGTCGCCGCGTGA
- a CDS encoding SgcJ/EcaC family oxidoreductase has protein sequence MTELTDGDKVAIATLTQKVISSWAYADAETFAGVFTEDGTMVLPGLFKKGKTEIQAYMEKAFAGVYKGTQVTGKPVDMRPLGRDAAILLSQGGVLDAGESEVADSAAIRAAWVVVKVDGEWKLAAYQNSPRDAVEGVKTEKSAA, from the coding sequence ATGACTGAACTGACCGACGGCGACAAGGTCGCCATCGCGACGCTGACCCAGAAGGTCATCTCGTCGTGGGCCTACGCCGACGCCGAGACCTTCGCGGGCGTGTTCACCGAGGACGGCACCATGGTGCTGCCTGGCCTGTTCAAGAAGGGCAAGACGGAGATCCAGGCGTACATGGAGAAGGCGTTCGCGGGTGTCTACAAAGGAACCCAGGTCACGGGCAAGCCCGTCGACATGCGCCCCCTCGGCCGCGACGCCGCGATCCTGCTCTCCCAGGGCGGCGTCCTGGACGCGGGCGAGTCGGAGGTCGCCGACTCGGCCGCCATCCGCGCGGCCTGGGTGGTCGTCAAGGTCGACGGCGAGTGGAAGCTCGCGGCGTACCAGAACAGCCCGCGGGACGCGGTGGAGGGCGTGAAGACGGAGAAGAGCGCCGCGTAA
- a CDS encoding YciI family protein, whose product MAQYAILLYSPAPADPMDVGEDMMAQHEVFAAEIEKRGVEILNPQALQASTTATAIRGGVLTDGPFVESKEVLAGFFVLEAKDLDEALEIGKLVPVSAGGGVEVRPLFEPPAE is encoded by the coding sequence ATGGCTCAGTACGCGATCCTGCTCTACTCCCCCGCCCCCGCCGACCCGATGGACGTCGGCGAGGACATGATGGCCCAGCACGAGGTCTTCGCCGCCGAGATCGAGAAGCGCGGCGTGGAGATCCTCAACCCGCAGGCCCTGCAGGCCAGCACCACCGCGACCGCGATCCGCGGCGGCGTGCTCACCGACGGCCCGTTCGTGGAGTCCAAGGAGGTGCTCGCCGGGTTCTTCGTGCTGGAGGCCAAGGACCTCGACGAGGCCCTGGAGATCGGCAAGCTGGTCCCGGTCTCGGCTGGCGGCGGCGTCGAGGTGCGCCCGCTGTTCGAGCCCCCCGCGGAGTAA
- a CDS encoding acyl-CoA dehydrogenase family protein, whose amino-acid sequence MTEIPSREELVARATALAPLLRKHAAWAEENRRLHDDVVEALAEAGFNKLRRPKRHGGYEADTRTLVEVAAELGRADGSAAWVAAVYWIPGWMTCHFPDHVQDEVFADADTRVCGTLSPSAMAAPAEGGVVVNGKWQFISGAHHAQWQEIIAIYVPADGEPYPIMALVPITDLLIVDDWHTFGLKGTGSVSTVAKDLFIPQDRVLPLPAVLAGQGASQLNADGSIYRSPLMPVAAASSVGTIVGLGRAARDAFLHRLPNRKITYTGYDSQRDAPITHLQVAEATLKIDQAEFHAFRLADLVDSKTAGGEEWKLEERARARADMGAVIRLTKEAIDILATASGGSSIYSDIPIQRISRDIQAVNLHALMHPNTNFELYGRVLCGLEPNTLYI is encoded by the coding sequence ATGACCGAGATCCCGAGCAGGGAGGAGCTCGTCGCGCGGGCTACCGCCCTGGCGCCGCTGCTGCGCAAGCACGCGGCGTGGGCCGAGGAGAACCGGCGTCTGCACGACGATGTGGTCGAGGCTCTCGCCGAGGCCGGGTTCAACAAGCTGCGCAGGCCCAAGCGCCACGGCGGCTACGAGGCCGACACCCGCACCCTGGTCGAGGTGGCCGCCGAACTGGGCCGCGCCGACGGGTCGGCGGCGTGGGTGGCGGCGGTGTACTGGATCCCCGGTTGGATGACGTGCCACTTCCCCGACCACGTCCAGGACGAGGTCTTCGCCGACGCCGACACCCGCGTCTGCGGCACCCTGAGCCCGTCGGCGATGGCCGCGCCCGCCGAGGGCGGCGTCGTGGTCAACGGCAAGTGGCAGTTCATCTCCGGCGCGCACCACGCGCAGTGGCAGGAGATCATCGCCATCTACGTGCCCGCCGATGGCGAGCCGTACCCGATCATGGCCCTGGTCCCGATCACCGACCTGCTGATCGTCGACGACTGGCACACCTTCGGGCTCAAGGGCACCGGCAGCGTCAGCACGGTCGCCAAGGACCTGTTCATCCCGCAGGACCGCGTCCTGCCGCTGCCCGCGGTCCTGGCGGGCCAGGGCGCCTCGCAGCTCAACGCCGACGGTTCGATCTACCGCTCCCCGCTGATGCCGGTCGCCGCCGCCTCCTCGGTCGGCACCATCGTCGGCCTGGGCCGCGCGGCCCGGGACGCGTTCCTGCACCGCCTGCCCAACCGCAAGATCACCTACACCGGCTACGACAGCCAGCGCGACGCGCCGATCACCCACCTGCAGGTCGCCGAGGCCACGCTGAAGATCGACCAGGCCGAGTTCCACGCCTTCCGCCTGGCCGACCTGGTCGACTCGAAGACCGCGGGCGGCGAGGAATGGAAGCTGGAGGAGCGCGCGCGGGCCCGCGCCGACATGGGTGCGGTGATCCGGCTGACCAAGGAGGCCATCGACATCCTGGCCACCGCCAGCGGCGGGTCGTCGATCTACAGCGACATCCCGATCCAGCGCATCTCCCGCGACATCCAGGCGGTCAACTTGCACGCGCTGATGCACCCGAACACCAACTTCGAGCTGTACGGCCGGGTGCTGTGCGGCCTGGAGCCGAACACGCTCTACATCTGA
- a CDS encoding RNA polymerase sigma factor: MTPIDQAVADAHRREWAFVLAATARVARDMDLAEECVQEAYATALKVWARDGVPDNPGAWLTTVAKRTALDVLRRQNVFRSKLPLLVEPDETDMDELSADCTGDVIPDDRLRLIFTCCHPALATEAQVALTLRLVCGISTGDIAKAFLVTEPTMAARITRAKKKISAARIAYRVPDASELPDRLDAVLTVIHLLFTTGYTSPSGGDLVREDLMLRALDLTRMLRDLMPDEREVWGMLALLLVTDARKATRTDADGRLLLLEDQDRAAWDRDEIEEGHRLVLDALRGGRPGRFALQAAIASLHAMAPTYAETDWPQILILYTELLKAWPSPVVALNRAIAVAMVRGPGDGLAELESLEADGRLAGYRYLPAAKADLLRRTDRLTEAAAAYRAALELCENEAERAFLEARLQEVS, from the coding sequence ATGACGCCGATCGACCAGGCCGTGGCGGACGCGCACCGTCGCGAGTGGGCCTTCGTGCTCGCCGCGACGGCGCGGGTCGCCCGCGACATGGACCTCGCTGAGGAATGCGTGCAGGAGGCCTACGCCACCGCGCTGAAAGTCTGGGCCCGCGACGGTGTCCCGGACAATCCGGGCGCCTGGCTCACCACGGTCGCCAAGCGCACCGCCCTTGACGTGCTGCGCAGGCAGAACGTGTTCCGCTCGAAGCTGCCCCTGCTCGTGGAACCGGACGAGACCGATATGGACGAACTCTCCGCGGACTGCACCGGCGACGTGATCCCCGACGACCGGCTGCGGCTGATCTTCACCTGCTGCCATCCCGCCCTGGCCACCGAGGCCCAGGTCGCGCTCACCCTGCGCCTGGTGTGCGGCATCAGCACCGGCGACATCGCCAAGGCGTTCCTGGTCACCGAACCGACCATGGCCGCCCGGATCACCAGGGCGAAGAAGAAGATCTCCGCCGCCCGCATCGCCTACCGCGTCCCCGACGCCTCGGAACTGCCCGACCGACTCGACGCCGTGCTGACTGTCATTCATCTGCTGTTCACCACCGGGTACACGTCACCCTCCGGCGGCGACCTGGTCCGCGAGGACCTGATGCTGCGCGCGCTTGACCTGACCCGGATGCTGCGCGACCTGATGCCCGACGAGCGCGAGGTCTGGGGCATGCTCGCGCTGCTGCTGGTCACCGACGCCCGCAAGGCCACCCGCACCGACGCGGACGGCCGCCTGCTGCTGCTGGAGGACCAGGACCGGGCCGCCTGGGACCGCGACGAGATCGAGGAGGGCCACCGCTTGGTCCTCGACGCCCTGCGCGGCGGTCGGCCGGGCCGGTTCGCCCTGCAGGCCGCGATCGCCTCGCTGCACGCCATGGCGCCAACGTACGCCGAGACGGACTGGCCCCAGATCCTGATTCTCTACACCGAACTGCTCAAGGCGTGGCCGTCGCCGGTGGTCGCCCTCAACCGGGCCATCGCGGTCGCGATGGTGCGCGGCCCCGGTGACGGGCTGGCCGAGCTGGAGTCCCTGGAGGCCGACGGCAGGCTCGCGGGCTACCGCTACCTGCCCGCGGCCAAGGCCGACCTGCTGCGTCGGACGGACCGCCTGACCGAGGCGGCGGCGGCGTACCGGGCCGCGCTCGAACTCTGCGAGAACGAGGCCGAGCGGGCTTTCCTCGAAGCCAGGTTGCAGGAGGTCAGCTAG